Proteins from one Bacteroides zhangwenhongii genomic window:
- a CDS encoding aldose epimerase family protein: protein MKKHFLLAGFAALMLFACNNKPVSELTLSGLDPAKFQTEVNNAQTNLYTLKNKAGMEVCITNFGGRIVSIMVPDKNGKMQDVVLGFDSIADYINVPSDFGASIGRYANRINQGRFVLDGDTIQLPQNNFGHCLHGGPKGWQYQVYEANLIDPMTLELTRISLDGDENFPGNVTAKVTYKLTEDNAIDIKYSATTDKKTIINMTNHSYFNLAGNPSKASTDNILYVNADYYTPVDSTFMTTGEIAPVKDTPMDFTTPKTVGQDISNYDFVQLKNGNGYDHNWVLNTKGDISQVAAKLTSPESGITLEVYTNEPGIQVYTGNFLDGTVTGKKGIVYNQRASVCLETQHYPDSPNKADWPSVVLEPGQTYNSECIFKFSVEK from the coding sequence ATGAAAAAACATTTTCTACTAGCAGGATTTGCCGCACTTATGCTCTTTGCGTGCAATAACAAGCCGGTTTCCGAGCTGACTCTATCAGGTCTTGATCCGGCAAAATTTCAAACAGAAGTAAATAATGCCCAAACCAATCTTTATACTTTAAAGAATAAAGCAGGCATGGAAGTGTGCATTACTAATTTCGGAGGTCGTATCGTGTCTATCATGGTACCGGACAAAAACGGAAAGATGCAGGATGTAGTTTTAGGCTTCGATAGTATTGCCGACTATATCAATGTCCCCAGCGACTTCGGTGCTTCCATCGGACGTTATGCCAATCGTATCAATCAAGGACGTTTTGTTCTTGACGGTGATACCATCCAGCTACCACAAAACAATTTCGGGCACTGTCTACACGGAGGTCCCAAAGGATGGCAATATCAAGTATATGAGGCAAATCTTATTGATCCGATGACATTGGAACTCACCCGTATCTCACTCGACGGTGATGAAAATTTTCCAGGTAATGTAACTGCCAAAGTCACTTACAAACTGACTGAAGACAACGCTATCGATATTAAATATAGCGCAACTACCGACAAAAAGACGATCATCAACATGACCAACCACTCTTATTTCAACCTGGCCGGCAATCCGTCGAAAGCCTCAACCGACAATATTCTGTATGTGAATGCAGACTACTATACTCCGGTAGACAGCACTTTCATGACAACAGGTGAAATTGCCCCGGTAAAAGATACTCCGATGGACTTCACGACTCCGAAAACAGTAGGGCAAGACATCAGTAACTATGATTTCGTCCAGTTGAAAAACGGAAACGGTTATGACCACAATTGGGTACTGAACACTAAGGGAGACATTTCGCAGGTAGCTGCCAAACTGACTTCACCGGAAAGCGGTATCACTCTGGAAGTATATACCAACGAACCGGGTATCCAAGTTTATACAGGTAACTTCCTCGACGGTACTGTAACCGGAAAGAAAGGTATCGTTTACAATCAACGTGCTTCCGTATGTCTGGAAACGCAACATTATCCGGACAGTCCCAACAAAGCTGATTGGCCTTCAGTAGTTCTGGAACCGGGACAAACCTATAATAGCGAATGTATTTTCAAATTCTCAGTAGAGAAATAA
- a CDS encoding RagB/SusD family nutrient uptake outer membrane protein yields the protein MKKTIIYTAFIWAISATVLTSCEDMFGSFLDKQPSNELTEDQVFSEWETTKQFHFDTYNFLRHGACRINNSWMDAATDLAETSYANGGTRTSFNIGNYYAAGGASELTDTWEHYYRGIRKCNMLLSRIDDVPKPTDLSTTQYETDKTNYKAEAHFLRAYFYWEMFLRYGPVPIVTKVLDPDGDLLSEYTTRPSVKEYVVDFVLKELKECENDLMTKGGATDIQGRITKPIARALYSRVMLYMASERFSSDPSFDEESRVTWQQAQDAAQGFITDYGTNYGLYVADQNNPIVCYTNAILKNTFDQNNNEVIFWRNDVMVGWSAIYNDTPVGEGGNGGLCPSQNLVDMYDMSDGSSPFASYDETGAPEYSSEATGFTPAINSASKYNDNDPYNGRDPRLTATVLYNGASWGNGVINVLKGQRDNPTGNANATPTGYYVRKYIPENILNNNHSGSNYRNWIIIRYAEILLNYAEALNENNGSREDVLNALQPLRDRAGISGKLTDRTDLDSKEARRNFIRKERTVELAFEDHRAWDLRRWNVAEDALKRPIYGIDITKKNGKYTYTRKIAQERKFDEKMYLYPIPEGEVWKTNIENNPGWN from the coding sequence ATGAAGAAGACTATTATATATACAGCCTTTATTTGGGCTATTTCAGCAACTGTGCTAACTTCTTGTGAAGATATGTTCGGCAGTTTTCTGGATAAACAACCGAGCAATGAGCTAACAGAAGACCAAGTGTTCAGTGAATGGGAAACGACCAAACAATTTCACTTTGACACTTACAATTTCTTACGCCATGGCGCATGCCGTATCAATAACTCATGGATGGATGCTGCCACAGATTTGGCAGAGACCAGTTATGCAAATGGGGGAACCCGCACAAGTTTCAATATCGGAAACTATTATGCCGCAGGCGGAGCCAGTGAACTGACAGATACATGGGAACATTATTATCGCGGCATCCGCAAATGCAATATGCTGCTAAGCCGGATAGATGATGTACCCAAACCGACAGATTTATCTACCACCCAATATGAAACGGATAAAACCAACTATAAAGCAGAGGCGCATTTTCTGCGTGCTTATTTTTATTGGGAAATGTTCTTACGCTACGGCCCTGTACCCATCGTGACCAAAGTACTGGATCCGGACGGAGATCTGCTGAGCGAATATACAACCCGCCCATCCGTCAAAGAATATGTGGTGGATTTCGTACTCAAAGAACTGAAAGAATGCGAAAACGACTTGATGACCAAAGGCGGAGCCACAGACATACAAGGACGTATCACCAAACCGATAGCACGCGCACTTTACTCACGTGTCATGCTCTATATGGCAAGTGAGCGTTTCAGCAGCGATCCCAGCTTCGATGAAGAGAGCAGAGTCACTTGGCAACAGGCGCAAGATGCAGCACAAGGATTCATCACAGACTACGGAACAAACTACGGACTTTATGTGGCAGATCAAAACAATCCGATTGTATGTTATACGAATGCAATCTTAAAAAACACATTTGACCAGAACAATAACGAAGTGATTTTCTGGAGAAATGATGTTATGGTCGGCTGGAGTGCCATCTACAATGATACACCGGTAGGCGAAGGTGGAAATGGCGGTCTGTGCCCTTCACAAAATCTAGTTGATATGTATGATATGAGTGATGGTAGTTCTCCTTTCGCTTCATACGATGAAACAGGTGCGCCGGAATACAGTAGTGAGGCTACAGGATTCACTCCCGCCATCAATAGTGCCAGCAAGTATAATGATAACGATCCGTATAACGGACGTGATCCGCGTCTCACCGCTACCGTCCTTTACAATGGAGCCAGCTGGGGAAATGGAGTTATCAATGTCTTAAAAGGACAACGGGATAATCCTACCGGAAATGCAAATGCCACACCTACCGGATATTATGTACGGAAATACATTCCTGAAAATATTTTGAACAACAATCATAGCGGTAGCAACTACCGTAACTGGATTATCATCCGTTATGCCGAAATATTATTGAACTACGCAGAGGCATTGAACGAGAACAACGGAAGCCGTGAAGATGTGCTAAACGCACTGCAACCGCTACGTGACCGTGCAGGAATCAGTGGAAAACTGACAGATCGCACAGACTTGGACAGCAAAGAAGCAAGAAGAAACTTTATTCGTAAAGAACGTACTGTCGAATTGGCCTTTGAGGATCACCGCGCCTGGGATCTCCGTCGTTGGAATGTTGCAGAAGATGCGCTCAAACGTCCTATCTACGGTATTGACATCACTAAGAAAAACGGTAAATATACTTATACTCGCAAAATAGCCCAAGAAAGGAAATTTGATGAAAAAATGTATCTCTACCCGATACCGGAGGGTGAAGTATGGAAGACTAATATCGAAAATAATCCCGGATGGAACTAA
- a CDS encoding arabinan endo-1,5-alpha-L-arabinosidase yields the protein MKYLLSIYFLISCTLLLLACNDDENNGTGDLTISSPAISNISYNTAEVSTTLSGEESNSIIKKGFCYSTEADPDINDEIVEIQGNHFNATLSGLSQSTTYHVRAFVSLYNAAPIYSEATSLTTLTESIDDQFANYEAPAYPDNYLNISGWANRDEWNLANVHDPTVMKADDGYYYMYQTDASYGNAHDGHGHFHARRSKDLVNWEYMGATMKSTPTWVKEKLNEYRTEMGLEPISSPAYGYWAPVARKVKTGLYRMYYSIVITNMIKSGKPEKIVNNVNVNFDNSWGERAFIGLMETTDPASNVWEDKGFVVCSASDKDMNAWERPNTQDWDAYFKINAIDPTYIITENGEHWMIYGSWHNGIAAMQLNPETGKPLKELGKPWNISGEDNSGYGKIIASRGTSRWQASEGPEIIYRNGYYYLFLAYGGLSVEYNTRVCRSTTIDGEYVDILGNKATSASGLYPIVTRPYKFNDSYGWVGVSHCAVFNDGNDNWYFASQGRFPENIAGINASNAIMMGQIRSIRWNSEGWPVIMPERYGAVPEVPIKESELIGNWEHIALTANNPLVQQGSSNMVFDANHKVSGSWNAQWSFNAEDQTITLNNGLTLYLKREVDWEATPRVATIVYTAYNGEKTYWGKKVQ from the coding sequence ATGAAATACTTACTATCAATATACTTTTTAATAAGTTGCACACTTTTACTTTTAGCATGCAATGATGACGAAAATAACGGAACCGGAGATTTGACTATATCCTCCCCCGCTATCAGCAACATATCATACAATACGGCGGAAGTCAGCACGACACTATCCGGTGAAGAAAGCAACTCAATCATAAAAAAAGGTTTCTGTTACAGCACAGAAGCCGATCCGGATATTAATGACGAAATCGTTGAAATACAAGGAAATCATTTTAATGCGACCCTTAGCGGACTTTCACAAAGTACCACTTACCATGTAAGAGCGTTTGTTTCACTATACAATGCCGCTCCCATCTATTCTGAGGCGACCAGTCTGACTACACTCACGGAAAGCATTGACGACCAGTTTGCCAACTATGAAGCTCCCGCCTACCCGGACAATTATCTGAATATATCCGGCTGGGCCAATCGTGACGAATGGAACTTAGCTAATGTGCATGATCCTACTGTAATGAAAGCGGATGACGGCTATTACTATATGTATCAGACCGACGCTTCTTATGGTAACGCACACGATGGACACGGACATTTCCATGCACGCCGTTCCAAAGATTTAGTAAATTGGGAATATATGGGTGCGACAATGAAATCAACTCCGACTTGGGTAAAAGAAAAACTGAACGAATATCGCACCGAAATGGGATTGGAACCGATTTCCAGTCCTGCATACGGATATTGGGCTCCCGTAGCACGCAAAGTAAAAACCGGACTATATCGTATGTATTATTCAATCGTAATCACTAATATGATAAAAAGTGGCAAACCGGAAAAGATAGTCAACAACGTGAATGTGAATTTTGACAATTCTTGGGGAGAACGGGCTTTCATCGGATTAATGGAAACAACCGACCCTGCAAGTAATGTATGGGAAGACAAAGGATTTGTCGTTTGTTCTGCATCAGATAAAGACATGAATGCTTGGGAAAGACCCAATACACAAGATTGGGACGCGTATTTCAAGATTAATGCAATTGACCCCACTTACATTATTACAGAAAACGGAGAACATTGGATGATTTACGGTTCATGGCATAATGGAATTGCTGCCATGCAGCTAAACCCGGAAACAGGCAAGCCTCTCAAAGAATTAGGCAAGCCGTGGAATATTAGCGGTGAGGATAATTCCGGTTATGGAAAAATTATCGCCAGTAGAGGGACAAGCCGCTGGCAGGCCTCAGAAGGACCGGAAATCATCTACCGCAATGGATATTATTATCTATTCTTGGCATACGGTGGATTATCCGTAGAATACAACACCCGCGTATGTCGTTCAACAACCATTGACGGAGAATATGTAGACATATTGGGTAATAAAGCGACATCCGCCTCCGGATTGTATCCTATTGTTACCCGTCCTTACAAATTCAACGATAGTTATGGTTGGGTGGGCGTTTCACATTGCGCTGTATTTAATGATGGTAATGACAACTGGTACTTTGCTTCTCAAGGAAGATTCCCTGAAAATATAGCAGGGATTAATGCCAGCAATGCAATTATGATGGGACAAATCCGCAGTATCAGGTGGAACTCCGAAGGATGGCCTGTTATTATGCCGGAACGTTACGGTGCTGTGCCCGAAGTTCCAATCAAAGAATCCGAATTGATAGGAAACTGGGAACATATTGCCTTAACCGCAAATAATCCATTAGTGCAACAAGGATCCAGTAATATGGTATTTGACGCCAACCATAAAGTTTCCGGTAGCTGGAATGCACAATGGAGTTTTAATGCCGAAGATCAGACTATAACACTAAATAATGGATTGACTCTTTATCTAAAACGTGAAGTTGATTGGGAAGCAACTCCGAGAGTTGCAACAATTGTTTATACAGCCTACAACGGTGAGAAGACCTATTGGGGGAAGAAAGTACAATAA
- a CDS encoding SusC/RagA family TonB-linked outer membrane protein, translated as MYTIKMRNIQAGFKRIMLMAAIVLMTATGWAQKGQVLKGQIVDREGKPVIGAIINVAEASRIALSDKDGNFSLKNVKNADELCISCVGYLPATAIADFNEKFKVVLEEDLDEYAHTAPIPFGRKPIKFMTEATSVVTGEELEKHPVTVLQNAFTSTVTGVETYEAQSEPGWSETLFYIRGLRTMNNDLNNTSQKAEKPLVIVDNVERDLSFLDAYPIESITILKDAAACAIYGMRGANGVILVTTKRGTPGKTKINFTQEVGFQTSAGIPESQNSYNYALTRNQARYLDGLTPEFSATDLDYYRRVCNGEQLEGTAQYKYFNTNWHDVMLRDAAPQYRTNLSVSGGNARTRYYVSFSYLRQEGLFDSKWTDRNEGYSTQQVLNRYNLRSNIDIDVNKFLNVSLDLGGRIDNITQPGIDMWNLFTWGAGENLPIYPVFCPNGEFFMPNTNDSKNGAAQIAGRGVEQNRRRNLYTTVTATGNLDSLVPGLKAKLTFSFDSYETFQKTQQADINAYYYNFMDNVSDVADYTYTRMRTYKALPNATTSPRDYYYNINMNGGLEYNQTFGRHLVNAQAFMRTYQNVVRGMNSSNRYISYNGQATYVYDSRYIASGNLSYMGCDNYAPGERYDLFYGGSLGWVLSEEAWLKNSFVNLLKLRASFGHAGQAATSTNRYPYQTVYSQGGGYNFGTSQTYVEGSYESVLGNTNNKWELSDMVNIGVDFDLWNKKLYGSVDLFKEWRSNILIDTQIPTILGVSVPQSSYGKAETKGLEVTLGHRNKIGDFEYYIDGMLTYNTNKITDMDELTPDYPYQAKTGNRINQSQLLIWKQWASNPNKIPTSYEDAVAHPEKYPWNVAGEYKLGNAVFQDTNGDRKIDSYDKVPTGYTKIPELIPSIRLGFSWKGFDARAVLTAYLNRTVPCRENMDYGFGWGGTATHEVTNTWGYYTDDPTDIRNINAKYPRLSTSFSDLDRNYPYNESNIWVVNGDFLSLRNVEVGYSLPKRLISKISMTNCRIYFSGYNLCTWSHLPKGFDPENPTNYIWAYPKTRSFSFGINIGF; from the coding sequence ATGTATACGATAAAAATGAGAAACATACAAGCTGGATTCAAAAGAATCATGCTCATGGCAGCCATCGTCCTAATGACTGCTACCGGATGGGCACAAAAGGGCCAGGTACTAAAAGGACAAATAGTCGATAGAGAGGGGAAACCTGTCATCGGCGCCATTATCAATGTAGCCGAAGCCAGCCGCATCGCACTCTCGGATAAAGACGGTAACTTCAGCTTGAAAAACGTAAAGAATGCAGACGAACTTTGCATCAGTTGTGTGGGATATCTTCCTGCCACCGCCATTGCCGACTTCAACGAGAAATTTAAAGTTGTGCTGGAGGAGGATCTGGACGAATACGCACACACCGCCCCGATTCCATTCGGCCGTAAGCCTATTAAATTCATGACAGAAGCCACCTCTGTCGTAACCGGAGAAGAATTGGAAAAACATCCGGTAACAGTGTTGCAAAACGCATTTACTTCTACCGTAACCGGTGTGGAAACTTATGAAGCACAATCAGAACCGGGATGGAGTGAGACCTTGTTTTATATCCGTGGTCTGCGTACCATGAACAATGATTTGAACAACACATCTCAAAAAGCGGAGAAACCCCTGGTTATTGTAGATAACGTAGAGCGTGACTTGTCTTTCCTTGATGCTTATCCTATTGAATCAATCACCATATTGAAAGATGCCGCTGCCTGTGCTATCTATGGTATGCGAGGAGCAAACGGAGTGATACTGGTCACCACCAAGCGTGGAACTCCGGGAAAAACAAAAATTAATTTCACCCAAGAAGTCGGATTTCAGACCAGTGCGGGCATTCCGGAAAGCCAGAACTCATATAATTATGCATTAACCAGAAATCAAGCACGTTATCTGGATGGATTGACACCGGAGTTCAGTGCCACGGATCTTGATTACTATCGCCGTGTCTGCAACGGCGAACAACTTGAAGGAACCGCCCAATATAAATACTTCAACACAAACTGGCATGATGTTATGTTACGTGACGCTGCTCCTCAATACCGCACCAATTTATCAGTCAGTGGCGGTAATGCACGTACCCGTTACTATGTATCATTCTCTTATTTGCGTCAGGAAGGATTATTCGATTCCAAATGGACTGATAGGAATGAAGGATATAGCACTCAGCAAGTACTGAACCGTTATAACTTGCGTTCCAACATCGACATTGATGTCAATAAATTCCTAAATGTATCATTGGATTTAGGTGGACGTATTGACAACATCACACAGCCGGGCATTGACATGTGGAACCTATTCACATGGGGAGCCGGTGAGAACCTCCCCATCTATCCGGTGTTCTGCCCTAACGGAGAATTCTTCATGCCTAATACAAATGACAGCAAAAATGGCGCAGCGCAAATTGCCGGAAGAGGAGTCGAACAAAACAGGCGTCGTAACTTGTATACCACTGTAACAGCCACCGGAAACTTAGATTCATTGGTACCCGGTCTGAAAGCGAAACTAACATTCAGTTTCGACTCATACGAAACATTCCAAAAAACACAGCAAGCGGATATCAATGCGTATTACTACAACTTTATGGATAATGTCAGTGATGTGGCCGATTATACATATACCCGTATGAGAACCTATAAGGCTCTACCCAACGCAACGACCAGTCCGCGTGATTATTATTATAACATCAATATGAATGGAGGTCTGGAATACAACCAGACTTTCGGCAGACATTTAGTGAATGCACAAGCTTTCATGCGTACTTATCAGAATGTGGTACGTGGAATGAACTCGTCCAACCGATATATATCGTATAATGGTCAAGCTACGTATGTATATGACAGCCGTTACATCGCTTCCGGAAATCTCTCATATATGGGATGTGACAATTATGCACCGGGTGAACGTTACGATCTCTTCTATGGCGGTTCATTGGGATGGGTACTTTCCGAAGAAGCTTGGCTGAAAAACTCATTTGTGAATTTGCTGAAACTCCGCGCATCTTTCGGACATGCAGGTCAAGCCGCTACCAGCACAAACCGTTACCCGTACCAAACTGTATATTCTCAAGGCGGAGGTTACAATTTCGGAACTTCACAGACTTATGTCGAAGGCAGTTATGAGTCTGTATTGGGAAATACAAATAACAAATGGGAATTGTCTGATATGGTAAATATCGGAGTGGATTTCGATTTGTGGAATAAGAAATTATATGGTTCGGTAGATTTATTCAAGGAATGGCGTTCGAATATATTGATCGACACTCAGATACCAACAATATTGGGAGTCAGTGTTCCTCAAAGTTCATACGGTAAGGCTGAAACCAAAGGGCTGGAAGTCACATTAGGACATCGGAATAAGATTGGCGATTTCGAATATTATATTGACGGAATGCTGACTTACAATACGAATAAAATTACGGATATGGATGAACTGACTCCGGATTACCCTTACCAAGCCAAAACAGGCAATCGCATCAACCAAAGCCAGTTATTGATATGGAAACAATGGGCCAGCAATCCGAATAAGATTCCGACTTCTTACGAAGACGCAGTGGCGCATCCCGAGAAATATCCATGGAACGTAGCCGGAGAATACAAACTGGGAAATGCAGTTTTCCAAGATACTAATGGAGACCGTAAAATTGACAGTTACGACAAAGTGCCTACCGGATATACTAAAATTCCGGAATTGATTCCAAGTATTCGCTTAGGATTCAGTTGGAAGGGTTTTGACGCACGTGCCGTATTGACAGCCTACTTGAACCGGACTGTTCCTTGCCGTGAAAATATGGATTACGGTTTCGGTTGGGGCGGTACAGCGACACATGAAGTGACCAACACATGGGGATATTACACAGATGATCCGACAGACATACGCAATATTAATGCCAAATATCCCCGTCTATCAACTTCTTTCAGTGATTTGGACCGCAACTATCCGTACAATGAATCGAATATTTGGGTAGTAAACGGTGATTTCCTCTCTCTACGAAATGTAGAAGTAGGATACTCATTGCCTAAACGTCTCATATCAAAAATCAGCATGACTAACTGTAGAATTTATTTCAGCGGTTATAACTTATGCACTTGGAGTCATCTTCCGAAAGGATTCGATCCGGAGAACCCGACAAACTATATCTGGGCTTATCCGAAAACCCGCTCATTCTCTTTCGGCATTAACATTGGATTCTAA
- a CDS encoding RagB/SusD family nutrient uptake outer membrane protein has product MKKISYYIGMVLFLFSNISCSDYLDKEYDASLDIKQVFNNKDLTRGFLANIYTNLPDGLAPLTDDQFTAASRDCMTDNAITYWGLHYYTKIGNDGYTAADHPLLGFWNTNLYGIRKCNIFLKNAKASVIGNNLQEGDDNMLYDRNCAEAKLLRAIFHFDLICWFGNTPIIAEDENDEPIILDIDNPDDMNMERTDAALALEWVADQCDQIKDILPFRYSDETSNWGRVNGAAAYALKTRALLYRASKLYNPTNDLAHWEKAAQAATDFFEMNNEQAVPYRLYNTGTPENDYYECFTTNPVYNNEIILSRSIWNTNQVEKVFLPVGFAGKFTSAGRTNPTQNFVDAFEMANGKRIDEINSGYDETNPYANRDPRLAQTVFYQGMTWGRADKGEERTIDVRYNSESDQGRDYKSSMGGTYTGYYLKKFVNNIACTDPAVFPHSWNIFRYAEILLNAAEAINEAYGPAEAYPYVNEVRERAGMPTYADMTQTELRERIRNERRIELSFEDQRYFDVRRWMLFENTDADEEQGLPRYKQLLNLYGVKVTGTAAAPTYTFGFAETVNTRTFISPKSYYFPIPSNEVKRAPKLGQNPGW; this is encoded by the coding sequence ATGAAAAAAATATCATATTACATAGGCATGGTCCTCTTCTTGTTTAGCAACATCTCTTGCAGCGACTATTTGGATAAAGAATATGACGCTTCATTGGACATAAAACAAGTATTCAACAATAAAGACCTTACACGTGGCTTTCTGGCAAATATCTACACGAACTTGCCCGATGGACTCGCTCCTTTGACGGATGATCAGTTTACCGCTGCTTCCCGTGATTGTATGACTGACAATGCAATAACCTATTGGGGGCTCCATTATTATACAAAAATAGGAAACGACGGCTATACAGCCGCCGACCACCCTCTACTCGGTTTTTGGAATACCAATCTTTATGGCATACGTAAATGCAACATCTTCCTCAAAAATGCAAAAGCTTCCGTTATCGGGAATAACTTACAAGAAGGTGATGACAATATGCTATATGACCGCAACTGCGCTGAAGCCAAATTACTCAGAGCTATTTTCCATTTCGACTTGATTTGCTGGTTTGGCAATACCCCAATTATAGCGGAAGACGAAAATGACGAACCAATCATTCTTGATATTGATAATCCGGATGATATGAATATGGAACGTACAGACGCCGCATTAGCTTTGGAATGGGTGGCAGATCAGTGTGACCAAATCAAGGATATACTTCCTTTCCGTTATAGCGATGAGACCTCCAACTGGGGGCGTGTAAATGGGGCAGCCGCTTATGCACTGAAAACCCGGGCACTGCTGTACCGTGCTTCCAAACTTTACAATCCGACTAATGACTTGGCACATTGGGAAAAAGCAGCACAAGCAGCTACCGACTTCTTTGAAATGAACAACGAGCAGGCAGTGCCTTACCGCTTGTATAATACAGGAACTCCTGAAAATGACTATTATGAATGCTTTACTACCAATCCGGTATATAATAATGAGATTATATTGTCCCGTTCTATTTGGAATACCAACCAAGTGGAAAAAGTATTTCTGCCGGTAGGCTTCGCCGGGAAATTCACATCTGCAGGAAGAACAAACCCAACTCAAAACTTTGTAGATGCGTTTGAAATGGCCAACGGTAAACGAATAGACGAGATTAACTCCGGTTATGATGAAACAAATCCGTATGCTAACCGTGACCCCCGTCTTGCACAAACTGTATTTTATCAAGGCATGACTTGGGGACGTGCGGATAAAGGAGAAGAACGGACAATCGACGTGCGCTATAATTCGGAATCTGATCAAGGACGTGATTATAAATCATCAATGGGCGGTACGTATACCGGCTATTACCTCAAGAAGTTTGTAAACAACATTGCCTGTACCGACCCGGCAGTTTTCCCTCACTCATGGAATATCTTCCGTTATGCGGAAATCCTGCTGAACGCCGCAGAAGCTATCAATGAAGCGTATGGACCGGCAGAGGCCTACCCATACGTAAACGAAGTACGTGAACGTGCCGGAATGCCGACTTATGCCGATATGACTCAAACAGAGCTACGCGAACGTATCCGTAACGAACGTCGCATTGAACTGTCTTTTGAAGACCAGCGTTACTTTGACGTCCGCCGCTGGATGTTGTTTGAAAACACTGATGCGGATGAAGAACAAGGTCTGCCACGCTACAAACAGTTGCTGAATCTTTATGGAGTTAAAGTAACAGGAACGGCAGCAGCCCCAACTTATACATTCGGATTTGCAGAGACTGTAAATACCCGTACTTTCATCAGCCCCAAGAGCTACTATTTCCCTATACCGTCGAATGAGGTGAAACGTGCTCCCAAACTAGGTCAGAATCCAGGATGGTAA